In Toxoplasma gondii ME49 chromosome X, whole genome shotgun sequence, a single genomic region encodes these proteins:
- a CDS encoding hypothetical protein (encoded by transcript TGME49_227115~Predicted trans-membrane domain (TMHMM2.0):188-211): protein MHRRERSFSFGFSHAMAAGKRFLSRVAGTRAVCSCVFSPATFSSSEFSSSPSSSSSSTATAVPIAACSDSLSSEPQGTLSTCSCISSPARALSKRSTSSSSTRFPDQPFPLFRRRPRPSCEFSSCSLPSPADPRWVCFASLRRPPSACQPAPILFQSRPRLPSEECTPDGFGERPEATCARFPLLASPVSFSVSSLPVLVLFLFLLFIPALSAVSVSSKSFSRPPRGPFPSSSLSTSSRFFSWTRRQPSWASPKTDEPPGVYAARPRDLSRRDAKESLHACHPSLHTAAASGLDDGAYKRRRPPHAVPCSLGAARPIGRKEEARERTRESSGRLVSTVVDVTSFSSASAFFLFPLSPPHSEAVVPPADASSLRGSLASSLPAESALSPSFSLPLRSSSASVSPTWSLSSFFSSSFSPSSFASPLGSPLFAYGPKYPYPTQSNRINKKPPCVLSSPSAFPALLLTLPPLNITAVNPAYVGQHVRLPVLPSADFFSLLTAPRLAAFFPPSTRIRHYLRGPGGIEISDESQPYFSLLRDLSEARRRSEEENRSLDEERQGRQGEILPISAETRDAMEALPRAEETLVSARRELKGRASRPAPPRVQTPDRRVWTEYAHLLAFLKRRDETGAPGESAERRNEAGESRSASGGKQRVDRENTRPEIDDGEVPSDAEGREKEHSEYRVFFEEIAKISEKRKQMYKGKKPWREDLHPTKSIFDRPCFPGDALPYIQQHNEEMIKEGKLDQVINEDELRCDALWADDEGRIVKLKANVHISELRSASNPPPVTRERQALLAKLPNPEPQWRFVVTTHLGYIEEKKLKVGDVPEMFTPKHMREIWNNHFALPKRGRQPLVLDDGSIVP, encoded by the exons atgcaccgtAGGGAACGTAGCTTTTCTTTTGGCTTCTCGCATGCAATGGCAGCAGGCAAGCGGTTTCTTTCGCGGGTAGCGGGAACTCGCGCTGTCTGCTCATGTGTTTTCTCACCTGCAACTTTCTCGTCATCTgagttttcctcttctccatcttcgtcctcttcttcaactgCGACAGCTGTCCCCATTGCAGCGTGCTCTGACTCTCTCTCATCTGAACCGCAAGGCACACTGTCAACATGTAGCTGCATCTCTTCGCCGGCCCGCGCTTTGTCGAAGCGTTCTACCAGTTCGTCCTCCACCCGTTTTCCAGATCagccttttcctctgtttcggCGTCGTCCGCGCCCCTCGTGTGagttctcttcctgctctctgccttctccagcAGACCCGCGTTGGGTTTGCTTTGCCAGCCTCAGGCGTCCACCCTCGGCATGTCAGCCAGCGCCGATCTTATTCCAGTCAAggcctcgccttccctcaGAAGAATGTACACCTGACGGCTTCGGGGAGAGGCCTGAAGCGACCTGCGCGCGCTTCCCGCTCCTCGCGTCAcccgtttccttctcggtttcgtctcttccagTCTTGGTCctcttcctgttccttctcttcatccCGGCTTTGAGCGCTGTCAGCGTGTCGTCAAAGTCTTTCTCGCGTCCTCCTCGCGGTCCcttcccctcctcttctctctcgacctcgtctcgcttcttttcgtGGACTCGCCGGCAGCCGAGCTGGGCGTCTCCGAAGACCGACGAGCCTCCAGGTGTCTACGCAGCTCGGCCCCGCGATctgtcgagaagagacgcgaaggaaagcctgcatgcgtgtcACCCTTCTCTCCACACGGCGGCTGCGTCGGGTCTCGACGACGGTGCTTACAAACGCAGAAGGCCACCCCACGCTGTCCCTTGCAGTCTGGGAGCGGCGCGGCCGAtcgggagaaaggaggaagcaagagaacgtaccagagagagcagcggccGTCTCGTATCCACCGTGGTTGACGTGACATCCTTTTCGTCCGCCTcggccttctttcttttccctctATCCCCCCCTCATAGTGAAGCTGTGGTCCCTCCGGCTGAtgcctcgtctcttcgtggctctctcgcttcttctctgccagCTGAATCGGcattgtctccttcgttttctctcccacttcgttcttcgtcagcctctgtgtctccgacttggagcctctcctctttcttctcttcgtccttctccccttcgtcttTCGCTTCGCCTTTGGGGTCGCCGCTCTTTGCGTACGGGCCGAAGTATCCGTACCCCACGCAGTCGAACCGGATCAACAAGAAGCCGCCTTGCGTCTTGTCGTCGCCCTCGGCGTTTCCAGCGCTGCTTCTGactctgccgcctctgaaCATCACTGCAGTGAATCCCGCGTATGTTGGCCAGCATGTGCGTTTGCCGGTGTTGCCGTCTGCCgattttttctcgcttctcacCGCGCCTCGTCTCGCGGCCTTCTTCCCGCCAAGCACGCGCATCCGGCACTACTTGCGCGGGCCGGGAGGCATCGAAATCAGCGACGAGAGTCAGCCGtacttttcgcttcttcgggACCTCTCAGAGGcccgcagaagaagcgaagaagagaacagaagcctcgacgaagagcgacaggggagacagggagagatCCTGCCcatctctgcagagacgagagacgcgatGGAGGCCCTCCCGCGAGCTGAAGAGACGCTCGTGTCTGCGAGACGCGAGCTGAAAGGGCGGGCGTCTCGGCCCGCGCCCCCCCgcgtacagacacccgatCGACGGGTCTGGACCGAGTACGCCcatctcctcgccttcctcaaGCGCCGAGACGAAACTGGTGCGCCTGGCGAGTCAGCGGAGAGACGGAACGAGGCAGGCGAAAGTCGGAGCGCATCCGGAGGCAAACAAAGAGTCGACCGTGAGAACACGCGTCCCGAAATCGACGACGGCGAGGTACCCTCAGACGCGGAAGGCCGGGAGAAGGAGCACTCAGAGTATCGCGTGTTCTTCGAGGAGATTGCCAAGATTtccgagaagaggaaacaaatgTACAAGGGAAAGAAACCGTGGCGCGAAGATCTCCACCCCACCAAAAGTATTTTCGATCGGCCATGCTTTCCGGGCGATGCGCTACCCTACATTCAGCAGCACAACGAAGAGATGATCAAAGAGGGAAAGCTAGACCAAGTCATCAATGAAGACGAGCTCAGATGC GATGCTCTGTGGGCCGATGACGAGGGTCGAATCGTGAAGCTGAAG GCAAATGTCCACATCAGCGAACTTCGGAGTGCCTCGAATCCTCCACCCGTCACTCGAGAGCGGCAAGCGCTGCTGGCGAAGCTCCCCAACCCTGAGCCACAGTGGAGATTCGTTGTCACAACCCAC CTCGGCTAcatcgaggagaagaagcttaAG GTTGGAGACGTGCCTGAGATGTTCACTCCTAAGCATATGAGAGAAATATGGAACAACCACTTCGCGCTTCCGAAGCGCGGCCGGCAGCCACTCGTCCTCGACGACGGATCGATCGTTCCGTAG
- a CDS encoding hypothetical protein (encoded by transcript TGME49_227100), protein MSDKSKCSGEAGEKLCSVIKSHKVVVFTKEHDPLSFEVVETLKQINPKDLHIVNLDKCGCTQAEGLLKEKTGDRPGPRVFIDGKFVDDLETSLKDMDLREVLEKKCKDAGAL, encoded by the exons aTGTCGGACAAGTCGAAATGCTCCGGCGAAGCAGGGGAGAAACTCTGCTCCGTCATCAAAAGCCACAAGGTTGTGGTATTCACTAAAGA GCACGATCCTCTGAGTTTCGAGGTGGTTGAGACGCTCAAGCAAATTAATCCGAAAGACCTA CACATCGTTAATCTTGACAAATGCGGGTGCACGCAAGCTGAGGGCCTTCTTAAGGAAAAAACGGGTGATCGGCCGGGACCGCGTGTTTTCATCGACGGGAAGTTCGTCGACGACTTG GAAACGTCTCTGAAAGATATGGATCTTCGAGAAGTCCTAGAGAAGAAGTGCAAGGATGCAGGTGCTTTATAA
- a CDS encoding hypothetical protein (encoded by transcript TGME49_227130~Predicted trans-membrane domain (TMHMM2.0):91-114) → MNVQAEPLALKCIHTHSMVCCHDEVPAVLWRHAKRESALYCSCPNPGDCSSNLVSSYAPENVLLDLSAATCLQGSACSLHIVRKRGQRTDGFALRSSAVCVLLPSLFTVRIPLLFDFGPRLILLCLFCLVATKRNREPASPGAFFRLPAVEAQPQTARRPAGRLCTARVCSVHLDFLSIVKGKCLVTF, encoded by the coding sequence ATGAATGTCCAGGCAGAGCCACTCGCGCTGAAgtgcatacatacacacagcATGGTCTGCTGTCACGACGAGGTTCCTGCAGTGCTGTGGCGTCACGCAAAGCGCGAATCGGCTTTGTACTGCTCTTGCCCTAATCCTGGAGATTGTTCTTCCaacctcgtttcttcttacGCTCCGGAAAACGTTCTGTTGGATCTCTCAGCTGCAACGTGTCTCCAgggaagcgcatgcagcctgCACATTGTTCGCAAAAGGGGGCAGCGAACGGACGGCTTTGctcttcgctcctctgcAGTCTGCGTCTTACTGCCCTCGCTATTCACCGTTAGAatccctctcctcttcgatTTCGGACCCCGGTTGATTCTgctgtgtcttttctgcCTTGTGGCAACAAAACGAAATCGAGAACCCGCGAGTCCAGGCGctttcttccgccttcccGCCGTTGAGGCTCAGCCCCAAACAGCGCGGAGACCGGCCGGGCGACTTTGCACTGCTCGAGTGTGTTCCGTGCACCTCGATTTTCTCTCCATCGTCAAAGGCAAGTGCCTTGTCACCTTCTGA
- a CDS encoding hypothetical protein (encoded by transcript TGME49_227140) produces the protein MAHTVARTPGTRVDLWRRPRRRKSLSQSTAASFSVSPPKDSPLVLLAFPPGRSNSRMPSAETRAASSRKQVLESPLGLLLRRHSISLSPSLLGSACVSLCSACDCPAERDGERRQEKKDENRNFPESLVPGSEPLGRSAHAGRSALSSCSNRGRLGCSSHSVAVCYPFTVSGEPFPASSSRVSDLFSFASFLSARCLRQQACRSLSSSASLPSASVPLPSTFALSPPIRGDSGACPSGRREHWNASSLGSCSPSVGAFSPASASSSSSLGLLAFSRAFARVRATRGFSPHSQELSPFNTDSRPPLTEAPETEGPERPADEWRGGRRRSRGSPQQTKQREDEELEREAAGASEWLGDRNPVWGAAAKGEERGERRRPCNATTDDVKDAFPAPSSSSSVSSETSRVPGKARKKTNKTHAAPSVLAVTWTAKAALEARNEVRETPQGTGANREEEVEEQKEEEFEKESQEGRTACSREVTRVRLLPAPSCHGGARRREKLFGGHPWVFQHEIANLEELRQVRTGALVEVGEDDGRLLGVGLLNRSASISVRLLRHARLQGRRLRLAQPHASSLSTSTPDSANAHSSSLPSPGVSSCSPSLPSISAASSFSDKSFPGLGFLLPPTPLLPCPIAEVASRLLRAIRRRRELVLSESTPLSSAFSSSSSYSVSSSGSSSAVSADAEEGRNRFSPSVLRSLKASSRVRGRMEGERERPGEQGDSKMETALQRTLFYRAVAGEADGLPGVEVDVFESLPEGGKTAQTIQLVRLLSVSARPLLPLVVEALEALPPSTCLAVQSLHSNKEKLAQGGAEFVTELVKGKNPCVWFEPLGLPVRPQLSTNLLLPPFAAYSPACQHLQSLCWSLTETLALQVAAPLSLLSVRAGPRAVAVVSALSRAAPREQGPKPESGTKGDGGFSRAHCGGRNAKVGERRGAKIESLVMLEEAATLADLAEETAKRNGLSEKASILFRLDIDVELEKMARSHLKFHLAYLHFPPVIKPCPTQRHGQFGSGYRPSFRGVCRALRTSLDLLHHNGILVYSMLLSKEENRDVGFDLLRSAVHAAGKKAMLLGAWGANFDQRILLSHDDLWYEHVYAVRVQ, from the exons ATGGCGCATACCGTCGCGCGTACACCCGGCACTCGCGTCGATTTGTGGCGTCGGCCGAGACGACGGAAGTCTTTGTCTCAGTCGACGGCTGCCTcattctccgtttctccgccCAAAGattctcctctcgtcttgcTGGCGTTCCCTCCTGGAAGAAGCAATTCTCGCATGCCTTCtgcggagacgagagcggcGAGCTCCCGCAAACAGGTCTTGGAGTCCcctctcggtcttcttcttcgtcgccacTCCATCTCactctccccctctctccttggCTCTGCGTGCGTTTCGCTCTGCTCTGCCTGCGACTgtcctgcagagagagacggggagagacgccaagagaagaaggacgagaaccGGAACTTCCCTGAGTCTCTCGTCCCCGGAAGCGAACCGCTCGGACGCTCGGCCCATGCCGGTCGCTCTGCTTTGTCGTCGTGCTCCAATCGTGGGCGTCTGGGGTGTTCTTCTCATTCGGTAGCGGTCTGCTATCCCTTCACTGTAAGCGGAGAACCGTTTCCAGCTTCGTCCAGTCGTGTAAGCGATCTGTTTTCGTTTGCATCATTTCTGTCggctcgctgtctccgtcagCAGGCCTGTAGGTCACTTTCatcttcagcttctctgccttctgcctctgttcctctcccttcgaCATTTGCGCTCTCACCCCCCATCCGCGGAGACTCAGGCGCATGTCCCTCTGGACGAAGGGAGCACTGGaatgcttcttctcttggctCTTGCTCGCCCTCGGTaggcgccttctctcctgcctctgcttcttcaagCTCCTCTCTGggcctcctcgccttctctcgcgcgttcGCTAGGGTGAGAGCGACACGTGGATTCTCCCCCCACTCGCAGGAACTGTCTCCCTTCAACACCGACTCTCGGCCTCCACTCACAGAAGcgccagagacagaaggaccCGAGAGACCCGCAGATGagtggagaggaggcaggcgcCGGTCGCGCGGGTCGCCTCAGCagacaaagcagagagaggacgaggagttAGAGCGGGAAGCCGCCGGAGCAAGCGAATGGCTAGGCGACCGGAATCCGGTATGGGGCGCCGCAGCGAagggcgaggaaagaggtgAGAGGAGACGCCCGTGCAACGCAACAACAGATGACGTCAAGGATGCGTTCCCCGCTCCCTCATCCTCTTCCAGCGTCTCTTCTGAGACCTCACGGGTCCcggggaaagcgaggaaaaagacgaataaaacgcatgcagccccgTCGGTGCTTGCGGTCACGTGGACTGCCAAGGCAGCTCTGGAGGCGCGGAACGAGGTCCGCGAAACTCCGCAGGGAACCGGGGCAAatcgggaagaagaagtggaagaacaaaaggaagaggagttCGAAAAAGAGTCGCAAGAAGGAAGGACAGCATGCAGCCGAGAGGTGACGCGAGTGCGGCTTCTCCCCGCTCCTTCTTGCCATGGCGGTGCACGACGACGCGAGAAACTCTTTGGAGGTCATCCCTGGGTGTTTCAGCACGAAATTGCAAATCTCGAAGAACTGCGACAAGTCCGAACAGGCGCACTCGTCGAAGttggagaagacgacg GCCGACTCCTCGGTGTGGGTCTCCTCAACCGCTCGGCATCCATCTCAGTTCGCCTTTTGCGCCACGCTCGCCTTCAAGGAAGAAGGCTTCGTCTCGCGCAGCCTCACGCGTCCTCGTTGTCCACTTCTACTCCAGATTCCGCAAACGCAcactcttcttcacttccctCACCTGGCGTTTCCTcgtgttctccttctctgccttcgatttctgctgcatcttctttctctgacAAGTCCTTCCCTGGTCTCGGTTTCCTTCTGCCGCCTACGCCCCTGCTGCCTTGCCCCATCGCCGAGGtggcctctcgccttcttcgagcGATTCGCCGTCGGCGAGAACTGGTTCTCAGTGAATccactcctctctcttctgcgttttcgtcttcttcctcttattccgtttcttcgtctggaTCTTCATCAGCGGTTTCGGCGGATGCAGAGGAGGGGCGAAAccgcttttctccgtctgttCTCCGGTCGCTCAAGGCGTCGTCTCGGGTGCGAGGGCGAATGGAGGGAGAGCGGGAGAGGCCTGGAGAGCAAGGAGACTCAAAGATGGAGACAGCTTTACAGAGAACGCTGTTCTACCGCGCGGTTGCCGGCGAAGCAGATGGCCTCCCTGGGGTTGAAGTTGACGTTTTCGAGTCTCTCCCAGAAGGGGGGAAAACCGCTCAG ACGATCCAGCTGGTGCGACTGCTCTCCGTGTCTGCGCGGCCGCTACTGCCTCTCGTGGTCGAGGCGCTTGAGGCGCTGCCACCCTCGACATGCCTTGCCGTTCAGAGCCTCCACTCAAACAAAGAAAAGCTTGCGCAA GGAGGAGCGGAGTTTGTAACAGAGCTCGTCAAGGGCAAAAACCCGTGTGTCTGGTTCGAACCTCTCGGCCTCCCAGTGCGGCCTCAACTTTCGACCaatctccttctcccccccTTCGCGG CGTATTCCCCAGCTTGTCAGCATCTCCAGAGCTTGTGCTGGAGTTTGACGGAGACACTCGCCTTGCAGGTTGCGGCTCCCCTGAGCCTTTTGAGTGTACGCGCAGGTCCTCGCGCTGTCGCTGTCGTGTCGGCTCTGTCTCGGGCGGCGCCACGCGAACAGGGACCAAAACCGGAAAGCGGGACAAAGGGCGACGGCGGTTTCTCGAGGGCACACTGTGGGGGTCGAAACGCGAAAGTGGGAGAGCGGAGGGGGGCGAAAATCGAGAGCTTAGTCATGCTGgaggaggcagcgacgcTTGCGGACCTCGCCGAAGAAACTGCCAAACGAAATGGGCTTTCTGAGAAGGCATCCATCCTCTTCCGGCTCGACATCGATGTGGAGTTGGAGAAAATGGCTCGCAGTCATCTCAA GTTCCACCTTGCATACCTCCACTTTCCGCCGGTGATCAAGCCGTGCCCAACGCAGCGGCATGGCCAGTTCGGCTCAGGCTACCGTCCGTCCTTTCGAGGCGTTTGTCGCGCTCTGCGCACAAGCCTGGATCTCTTGCATCACAACGGCATCCTCGTTTACTCGATGCTCCTCtccaaagaagaaaaccggGACGTTGGATTCGACTTGCTGCGCTcagccgtgcatgcagctggaaAAAAGGCAATGCTGCTCGGTGCCTGGGGAGCCAACTTTGACCAGCG AATCCTCCTGAGTCACGACGATCTGTGGTACGAGCACGTTTACGCGGTGCGGGTTCAGTAA